In Lepidochelys kempii isolate rLepKem1 chromosome 10, rLepKem1.hap2, whole genome shotgun sequence, a single window of DNA contains:
- the DUT gene encoding deoxyuridine 5'-triphosphate nucleotidohydrolase, mitochondrial isoform X1: MSCAGPGAAYRRSRPRYLQHPEFSWAAPTSLQLMSGDHSRDPAVSPSKRLKASEPDLRLRFAKLSENASTPSRGSARAAGYDLYSAYNYVIPAMEKAIVKTDIQISLPSGCYGRVAPRSGLAAKHFIDVGAGVIDEDYRGNVGVVLFNFGKEDFEVKKGDRIAQLICERIFYPELEEVQVLDDTERGTGGFGSTGQK; this comes from the exons ATGTCCTGTGCAGGGCCGGGAGCTGCTTACCGAAGAAGCCGGCCCCGCTACCTGCAGCACCCTGAGTTTTCCTGGGCggctcccacctccctccagctcaTGAGCGGAGACCACAGCCGAG ACCCCGCCGTGTCCCCCAGCAAGAGGCTCAAGGCCTCGGAGCCTGATCTGCGGCTCCGCTTCGCCAAGCTCTCCGAGAACGCGTCCACCCCGTCCCGGGGCTCGGCCCGCGCAGCTGGCTACGACCTATACAG TGCCTATAACTATGTGATTCCTGCTATGGAAAAGGCTATAGTGAAAACTGACATTCAGATCTCCCTCCCTTCTGGATGTTATGGCAGAGTAG CCCCACGTTCTGGATTAGCTGCAAAACACTTCATAGATGTTGGTG CTGGGGTCATTGATGAAGATTACAGAGGAAATGTTGGTGTTGTACTTTTTAATTTCGGCAAGGAAGATTTTGAAG TTAAAAAAGGGGACAGAATTGCCCAGCTGATCTGTGAACGCATCTTCTATCCTGAGCTGGAGGAAGTTCAA GTTCTGGATGACACTGAACGTGGTACAGGTGGCTTCGGTTCCACTGGCCAGAAATGA
- the DUT gene encoding deoxyuridine 5'-triphosphate nucleotidohydrolase, mitochondrial isoform X3: MLAKRLLGQLLRRHNPAVSPSKRLKASEPDLRLRFAKLSENASTPSRGSARAAGYDLYSAYNYVIPAMEKAIVKTDIQISLPSGCYGRVAPRSGLAAKHFIDVGAGVIDEDYRGNVGVVLFNFGKEDFEVKKGDRIAQLICERIFYPELEEVQVLDDTERGTGGFGSTGQK; the protein is encoded by the exons ATGCTGGCCAAGCGCCTCCTCGGGCAGCTCCTCCGCAGACACA ACCCCGCCGTGTCCCCCAGCAAGAGGCTCAAGGCCTCGGAGCCTGATCTGCGGCTCCGCTTCGCCAAGCTCTCCGAGAACGCGTCCACCCCGTCCCGGGGCTCGGCCCGCGCAGCTGGCTACGACCTATACAG TGCCTATAACTATGTGATTCCTGCTATGGAAAAGGCTATAGTGAAAACTGACATTCAGATCTCCCTCCCTTCTGGATGTTATGGCAGAGTAG CCCCACGTTCTGGATTAGCTGCAAAACACTTCATAGATGTTGGTG CTGGGGTCATTGATGAAGATTACAGAGGAAATGTTGGTGTTGTACTTTTTAATTTCGGCAAGGAAGATTTTGAAG TTAAAAAAGGGGACAGAATTGCCCAGCTGATCTGTGAACGCATCTTCTATCCTGAGCTGGAGGAAGTTCAA GTTCTGGATGACACTGAACGTGGTACAGGTGGCTTCGGTTCCACTGGCCAGAAATGA
- the DUT gene encoding deoxyuridine 5'-triphosphate nucleotidohydrolase, mitochondrial isoform X2, which translates to MAGLPYCRDGGADPAVSPSKRLKASEPDLRLRFAKLSENASTPSRGSARAAGYDLYSAYNYVIPAMEKAIVKTDIQISLPSGCYGRVAPRSGLAAKHFIDVGAGVIDEDYRGNVGVVLFNFGKEDFEVKKGDRIAQLICERIFYPELEEVQVLDDTERGTGGFGSTGQK; encoded by the exons ATGGCAGGACTCCCATACTGCAGGGACGGAGGGGCTG ACCCCGCCGTGTCCCCCAGCAAGAGGCTCAAGGCCTCGGAGCCTGATCTGCGGCTCCGCTTCGCCAAGCTCTCCGAGAACGCGTCCACCCCGTCCCGGGGCTCGGCCCGCGCAGCTGGCTACGACCTATACAG TGCCTATAACTATGTGATTCCTGCTATGGAAAAGGCTATAGTGAAAACTGACATTCAGATCTCCCTCCCTTCTGGATGTTATGGCAGAGTAG CCCCACGTTCTGGATTAGCTGCAAAACACTTCATAGATGTTGGTG CTGGGGTCATTGATGAAGATTACAGAGGAAATGTTGGTGTTGTACTTTTTAATTTCGGCAAGGAAGATTTTGAAG TTAAAAAAGGGGACAGAATTGCCCAGCTGATCTGTGAACGCATCTTCTATCCTGAGCTGGAGGAAGTTCAA GTTCTGGATGACACTGAACGTGGTACAGGTGGCTTCGGTTCCACTGGCCAGAAATGA